Proteins from a single region of bacterium:
- a CDS encoding O-antigen ligase family protein, whose product MGGFLAFLRLGSMPLAMVFLVGPFQLFAWLIALKDVSYALALFAALLPAAGLELLPAPYYHYVYFPAAIPLLFLVTRGFLANGPGIGRMPFDRHDAVPLALLGVSLVIATANAVAHGWTRADFWSQAALLVEAMAIFYFFAVAPVTPKEVRTIILVFCLALAATVIATRLLPLLGGESETLIGGITSKGGLNTLGAMLSCGAALLIGVSLQTDRGSARVIILLCLGVVLSTLILTKSRGAWMGFGAALLYALLRVRSGWLWTVVVLAVLVLLGVGSLRQIILSRAGQTSEGDPSFFGRLVLWSYAWKVIKTNWMYGVGFDNFRYVKHFYGYPGNVWWMVRFHAHNIFLEMLADLGVVGFTGSCWLFARTFIRLDRVVRAKVPDRWALALGLGAALVGYAAHGLVDFVAFHYGVLALLAVVLGLGINVSRLDPSPGLRGHTT is encoded by the coding sequence GTGGGCGGTTTCCTCGCATTCCTCCGGCTCGGCAGTATGCCCTTGGCGATGGTCTTTCTAGTCGGACCTTTCCAGTTGTTTGCATGGCTGATCGCGCTCAAGGATGTCTCTTATGCGCTTGCACTTTTCGCAGCGTTGCTTCCCGCCGCAGGATTGGAGTTGTTGCCTGCTCCGTATTACCACTATGTGTACTTCCCCGCAGCAATTCCATTGCTTTTCTTGGTAACCCGGGGCTTCCTGGCAAATGGCCCGGGCATCGGGCGAATGCCTTTCGACAGGCACGACGCCGTCCCACTTGCACTACTCGGAGTGTCCCTCGTCATTGCAACAGCGAATGCTGTTGCGCACGGTTGGACCAGAGCGGACTTCTGGTCCCAGGCCGCGCTTTTGGTCGAGGCGATGGCCATTTTCTACTTCTTTGCGGTCGCGCCCGTGACTCCCAAAGAAGTCCGCACAATCATCTTGGTATTCTGCTTAGCCCTGGCCGCGACGGTGATCGCAACGCGGTTGCTGCCGCTGTTGGGCGGCGAATCGGAAACGCTGATAGGCGGGATCACGAGCAAGGGTGGTCTTAACACACTCGGTGCCATGCTTTCTTGCGGGGCTGCCTTGCTGATCGGCGTTTCCCTTCAGACTGACAGGGGGTCTGCGCGTGTGATTATTCTGCTTTGCTTGGGCGTCGTGCTTAGCACTTTGATCCTGACGAAGTCTCGTGGTGCATGGATGGGATTCGGCGCGGCCCTTCTGTATGCGCTGCTTCGGGTCCGATCCGGCTGGTTGTGGACGGTGGTAGTACTCGCTGTCCTCGTGCTTCTCGGTGTCGGTTCTCTGCGCCAGATCATTCTGTCGCGCGCCGGCCAGACCTCGGAAGGCGATCCTTCGTTTTTCGGACGCCTTGTCCTGTGGTCCTACGCGTGGAAGGTCATCAAGACGAACTGGATGTACGGTGTCGGGTTCGACAACTTCAGATATGTCAAGCATTTCTACGGATACCCAGGGAACGTCTGGTGGATGGTTCGCTTCCATGCCCATAACATCTTCTTGGAGATGCTTGCGGACCTCGGAGTGGTAGGGTTCACGGGCTCTTGCTGGCTGTTCGCTCGCACATTCATCCGCCTGGACCGGGTCGTTCGTGCAAAGGTTCCGGACCGCTGGGCGCTCGCCCTCGGTCTGGGTGCGGCCTTGGTGGGCTATGCGGCCCACGGGTTGGTAGATTTCGTAGCTTTCCACTACGG